A DNA window from Pungitius pungitius chromosome 1, fPunPun2.1, whole genome shotgun sequence contains the following coding sequences:
- the rps4x gene encoding small ribosomal subunit protein eS4 isoform X2: MARGPKKHLKRVAAPKHWMLDKLTGVFAPRPSTGPHKLRECLPLIIFLRNRLKYALTGDEVKKICMQRFIKIDGKVRTDITYPAGFMDVISIEKTGEHFRLIYDVKGRFTVHRITAEEAKYKLCKVKKIMVGTKGIPHLVTHDARTIRYPDPLIKVNDTVRIDLDTNKITEFIKFDTSNLCMVTGGANLGRIGVITNRERHPGSFDVVHVKDSTGNTFATRLSNIFIIGKGNKPWVSLPQGKGIRLTIAEERDKRLAAKQGSS; encoded by the exons ATG GCAAGAGGTCCGAAGAAGCACCTGAAGCGCGTCGCTGCGCCGAAGCACTGGATGCTGGACAAGCTCACTGGAGTCTTC GCTCCTCGTCCTTCCACCGGTCCCCACAAGCTGAGGGAGTGCCTGCCCCTCATCATCTTCCTGAGGAACCGGCTGAAGTACGCTCTGACTGGGGATGAGGTGAAGAAGATCTGCATGCAGAGGTTCATCAAGATTGACGGCAAGGTCCGCACCGACATCACCTACCCCGCCGGGTTCATGG ATGTGATCAGCATCGAGAAGACCGGCGAGCACTTCCGTCTGATCTACGACGTGAAGGGCCGCTTCACCGTCCACCGCATCACCGCAGAGGAGGCCAAG taCAAGCTCTGCAAGGTGAAGAAGATCATGGTTGGCACCAAGGGGATCCCCCACCTGGTGACCCACGACGCCCGCACCATCCGCTACCCCGACCCCCTGATCAAGGTCAACGACACCGTGCGCATCGACCTGGACACCAACAAGATCACCGAGTTCATCAAGTTTGACACCA gTAACCTGTGCATGGTGACCGGCGGCGCTAACTTGGGGCGTATCGGCGTGATCACCAACAGAGAGCGTCACCCCGGCTCCTTCGACGTGGTGCACGTGAAGGACAGCACAGGAAACACCTTCGCCACCAGGCTCTCCAACATCTTCATCATCGGCAAG gGCAACAAGCCGTGGGTGTCCCTGCCCCAAGGGAAGGGGATCCGCCTGACCATCGCCGAGGAGAGAGACAAGAGGCTGGCGGCCAAGCAGGGCAGCAGCTAA
- the cited1 gene encoding cbp/p300-interacting transactivator 1 yields MTSLLFPSNAAMKDLSSSSSSPLGSLLHYPSSKTTSSSSSSSPPGLSAPLSKPQPFCLQTGPHLLASMQLQKLNSHYQSLGGASGGHAAPGAPQKGYGAPGPLGPAGSQLLGAPGGLGGGPSAGGIIDFEPVDEEVLMSLVVELGLDRANELPELWLGQNEFDFMADVPAGC; encoded by the coding sequence ATGACCTCGCTGCTGTTCCCTAGCAACGCCGCCATGAAGGAcctgtcctcctcgtcctcgtctcctctcggcTCCCTGCTCCACTACCCGTCCTCCAAGaccacctcgtcctcgtcctcgtcctccccccccgggctgtCGGCGCCGCTCTCCAAGCCGCAGCCCTTCTGCCTGCAGACGGGGCCCCACCTCCTCGCCAGCATGCAGCTGCAGAAGCTCAACTCGCACTACCAGAGCCTGGGCGGGGCCTCGGGGGGGCACGccgcgcccggcgccccccAGAAGGGCTACGGGGCCCCCGGGCCCCTGGGCCCGGCGGGGAGCCAGCTCCTCGGGGCCCCGGGGGGCCTCGGCGGGGGCCCGAGCGCCGGCGGCATCATCGACTTTGAGCCGGTGGACGAGGAGGTGCTGATGTCCCTGGTGGTGGAGCTCGGCCTGGACCGGGCCAACGAGCTGCCCGAGCTGTGGCTGGGCCAGAACGAGTTTGACTTCATGGCAGACGTGCCGGCCGggtgctga